The DNA region GTCGACCACGGAAGTTCGTACACCCGCTTTTTTCAAATAGGCGCACATATCCTCACGAAGTTTTTCACGCTGGCTTGAATGAGTGACGATTTTCTTTTGAATGTCGACTCCCCAAGTAAGGTATTTGTCGACGCCAAACAGATCTTTATTCAAGAGTTTACCCAGTGCCGTCAAAACAAAGCGAATCGTCGCGTTCTTGTCCTCGGCATCGCGGGAAATGATATTTTTAACAAAGCGATTCTTCAGAAGTATGTTCAAGTTCCCTTGCACGTCGTGGCTGGTCAATAGAATCACATTCGGGCTGAGTTTCTTTTCCTCGACCTGACGAAGCACTTCCACACAGCTTTCTTCACCAATGACCACGTCATATTTATTGGTTTGCAGGAATTCCAGAGCCTGAGAGGCGTCTGTGGCAATATCCAGCTGCACACCGGTACTGCCCAAAGCCATTCTTAGTGGCATTTGCTGCTTTTTATCCGGCTCAATCAACAATACGTTACCGCCAGCTCCACGCTGAAGGGCATTTTGTGCTTCATGCAATTCACGGTTCAGAATCTCAAAAAGACGGGCTTTTTCATTGGTCTTAATCAATCGCTCCGTCAAAATCATGCAATAGATCTGATATAAAAGGGCTTGGAAACGATCTTTGTCCTTAGGATGAACGTGGGCAAAGTCCTCGTCTTTAATGATGAAACAGCTGACTTCAGACACCGCAGTCACAGAAGTGGATGCGGGATTCGAAGTGATGACACTCATCTCCCCCCACACATCGCCCGCATTATCAAACGTAGCCAGGACTTCACCCGCCAACGAAATCTCGAGCTTTCCGGATCTTAAGAAGTACAGATTGCGATTCGTTTGCCCTTCTTTCAGGACAACTGTTCCAGATGGATATACTTCGGCATGCATCATGGCTGCGACTTGCAGTAGCAAGTCCGTGCTGAATGATTTAAAAAAGGAGTATCCCTTAATTTCCTGAACGATATCTGCCGGATGCATTTTCATATGCTACAATTATGTAGTCGGACATTGGGCGATGGGTAGTTTCACTTGAATATTCTTCGGAATTTTTGAAAAATTAAGTCTATCGTCGGTATCCCGGAGGATCCGTGTTTCCAATCATTAAATTGTCTTCTGAGTTTCAGATTCCCACTTATTACCTGATCATCAGCGTAACTGCGATCATTTGTCTGATGTGGGCTGTCCGCCGTAGCCATATCTATCATTTACATCAAAAGGAA from Bdellovibrio sp. GT3 includes:
- a CDS encoding cyclic nucleotide-binding domain-containing protein; its protein translation is MKMHPADIVQEIKGYSFFKSFSTDLLLQVAAMMHAEVYPSGTVVLKEGQTNRNLYFLRSGKLEISLAGEVLATFDNAGDVWGEMSVITSNPASTSVTAVSEVSCFIIKDEDFAHVHPKDKDRFQALLYQIYCMILTERLIKTNEKARLFEILNRELHEAQNALQRGAGGNVLLIEPDKKQQMPLRMALGSTGVQLDIATDASQALEFLQTNKYDVVIGEESCVEVLRQVEEKKLSPNVILLTSHDVQGNLNILLKNRFVKNIISRDAEDKNATIRFVLTALGKLLNKDLFGVDKYLTWGVDIQKKIVTHSSQREKLREDMCAYLKKAGVRTSVVDRVNTVAEEMLMNAIYDAPVDSQGHAIFNHVSRKEEVQLETHQQSVFRYATDGVMAAVAVVDPFGALKKEVIIDYLESCYNGAAGSLNSQKGGAGRGLHQIIENSDLTIFNVKQGVRTEVICLFNLDGQKRLAQPSFHYFFS